Proteins found in one Micromonospora sp. WMMD1082 genomic segment:
- a CDS encoding ATP-binding protein: protein MSVRGCVLVGIEGTHASGKTTLVHALTAHYRQRGVLVDCAPEPARTSPFIEETVIHGKGGFDLACEVDLFAAQLSATLRAARHHALLICDKTVVNVLAYARMVLAPEPGGTDAAVLEAMSGLCAAWAPASYDAVFYLPDRFDHPADPMRAKVAHLQAETAEAVRATCADVGLPLVDLPAGLDTAGRVAWIILRVDPLLAGATG, encoded by the coding sequence GTGAGCGTGCGCGGCTGCGTGCTGGTCGGCATCGAGGGCACCCACGCATCCGGCAAGACCACCCTCGTGCACGCGCTGACCGCGCACTACCGGCAACGCGGGGTGCTTGTCGACTGCGCCCCGGAACCGGCCCGCACGAGCCCCTTCATCGAGGAAACCGTCATCCACGGCAAGGGCGGCTTCGACCTGGCGTGCGAGGTCGACCTATTCGCCGCGCAACTGTCCGCCACACTCCGCGCAGCCCGCCACCACGCCCTGTTGATCTGCGACAAGACGGTGGTCAACGTGCTCGCGTATGCGCGGATGGTCCTGGCCCCCGAACCAGGTGGCACCGACGCGGCCGTGCTGGAGGCGATGTCGGGCCTCTGTGCTGCGTGGGCGCCTGCCTCCTACGATGCGGTGTTCTACCTGCCGGACCGCTTCGACCACCCAGCCGACCCGATGCGGGCCAAGGTCGCCCACCTGCAAGCCGAAACCGCCGAGGCGGTCCGCGCCACCTGCGCCGATGTCGGATTGCCGCTGGTTGACCTGCCCGCCGGGCTGGACACCGCCGGGCGCGTGGCATGGATCATCCTGCGAGTCGATCCGCTGCTTGCCGGGGCGACCGGCTAG
- a CDS encoding DUF5937 family protein, with the protein MTLVLRFGPGDAARCRFAISPLQETMSALLVLKDPRRHGWYLPWLRDIQPVAAEVDLKLLNLATPTKGYGPDFLWPTPTSPLTTIDDDLAQVQATDPRTVAAEITAHIRRLDRRAIPADLRRALTDDPAKTRDMLAAQQRLAWQTLIAPRWDQIRGLLDADITTRARHLADAGMEGLFANLHPRAEWHHDALHLTGLNPNTVDLRGRGLVLVPTAFGWPNLGIGPTDSSSTAPPALVYPMLGVGRLWERSIQNSAITRLLGTGRASVLAETHIPSTTNSLAQRIGLAPATVSQHLTVLRDAGLVTAQRRGREVLYQQTPLAAALLLPNRMSPPQPRQPAS; encoded by the coding sequence GTGACGCTTGTGTTGAGGTTCGGTCCCGGTGACGCGGCCAGGTGCCGATTCGCGATATCGCCGCTGCAGGAAACCATGTCGGCGCTGCTGGTGCTCAAGGACCCACGTCGCCACGGCTGGTACCTGCCATGGCTACGCGACATCCAACCCGTCGCCGCCGAGGTCGACCTGAAGCTGCTGAACCTCGCCACGCCCACGAAGGGATACGGGCCGGATTTCCTCTGGCCTACCCCGACCAGCCCGCTGACCACTATTGACGACGACCTCGCCCAGGTCCAGGCGACCGATCCCCGCACTGTCGCCGCAGAAATCACTGCGCATATCCGTCGCCTCGACCGGCGTGCGATACCGGCAGATCTGCGCCGAGCCCTCACCGACGACCCCGCGAAGACCCGCGACATGCTTGCTGCGCAACAACGCCTGGCCTGGCAGACCCTGATCGCCCCCAGATGGGATCAGATTCGGGGCCTGCTCGACGCGGACATCACCACCCGAGCCCGGCACCTGGCCGACGCCGGCATGGAAGGACTCTTCGCGAACCTGCACCCACGAGCCGAATGGCACCACGACGCACTGCACCTCACCGGGCTGAACCCCAACACCGTCGACCTACGCGGCCGTGGACTCGTTCTCGTCCCGACCGCCTTCGGCTGGCCCAACCTCGGCATCGGCCCCACCGACAGCAGCTCGACCGCACCACCAGCCCTCGTCTACCCGATGCTCGGCGTAGGACGACTCTGGGAACGATCCATACAAAACTCAGCAATCACTCGACTCCTCGGCACCGGACGCGCCTCCGTGCTGGCCGAGACCCACATCCCCAGCACCACCAACAGCCTCGCCCAACGAATCGGCCTGGCACCCGCCACCGTCTCGCAACACCTCACCGTCCTCCGCGACGCAGGACTCGTCACCGCACAACGCCGCGGCCGAGAAGTCCTCTATCAGCAAACTCCCCTCGCCGCAGCACTCCTGCTGCCAAACCGGATGTCCCCTCCGCAGCCTCGACAACCAGCGAGCTGA
- a CDS encoding ISL3 family transposase gives MVFSGLSPLVIDDVTDEGERILVRARTPEATVACPGCKVVTGRVHGYHQRTLADVPVDARPVVLRVRVRRLVCPTQGCRRTFREQLPGVLERYQRRTSRLISQVAAVVRQLAGRAGARLMSVLAMVVMSRHTALRALLRIPLPQRRVPRVLGVDDFALCRRRRYATVLIDAVTRERIDVLPDRKAHTLETWLCEHPGVEIVCRDSSGAYAEAVRRALPQAVQVADRWHLWHNLAEAVRKEVTAHSTCWATTGLPPQDGIRAVTTRQRWQQVHDLLDKGVGLLECARRLNLGLNTIKRYARISQPERLVRAPQYRPTLVDPYRAHLRQRRQQDPAVGATQLLAEIRELGYTGSLNLLYRYITQGRVEADRPALSPRRLTRYLLTPPDQLTDHQRSLVDALTAACPEMTTLTGFIGSFASLLTPAAGNDHRLDTWITEVTTTDLPHLHTFTRGLGLDRDAVNAALTTPFHNGGTEGVNTKTKLIKRQMYGRAGFDLLRHRILLG, from the coding sequence ATGGTGTTCTCGGGGTTGTCCCCGCTGGTGATCGATGACGTCACGGACGAGGGCGAGCGGATTCTGGTGCGGGCTCGGACTCCTGAAGCGACGGTGGCGTGTCCGGGCTGCAAGGTGGTGACGGGCCGGGTGCACGGGTATCACCAGCGGACTCTGGCGGATGTGCCGGTCGATGCCCGGCCGGTGGTGCTGCGGGTACGAGTGCGCCGTCTGGTGTGCCCGACGCAGGGCTGCCGTCGCACGTTCCGGGAGCAGCTTCCGGGAGTTCTGGAGCGTTACCAGCGTCGCACGTCCCGGTTGATTTCGCAGGTGGCTGCGGTCGTGCGTCAGCTGGCCGGCCGGGCCGGTGCTCGCCTGATGTCGGTCCTGGCGATGGTCGTCATGTCCCGGCACACTGCCCTGCGGGCGCTGCTGCGTATTCCGTTGCCGCAGCGGCGGGTGCCCCGCGTGCTCGGGGTCGACGACTTCGCGTTGTGTCGTCGTCGCCGTTACGCCACCGTCCTGATCGACGCGGTCACCCGTGAGCGCATCGATGTGCTGCCCGACCGCAAGGCCCACACGTTGGAGACGTGGCTGTGTGAGCATCCCGGTGTCGAGATAGTGTGCCGGGACTCCTCCGGCGCCTACGCCGAAGCGGTCCGCCGCGCCCTACCCCAGGCGGTGCAGGTCGCCGATCGCTGGCACCTGTGGCACAACCTCGCCGAAGCCGTCCGCAAAGAAGTCACCGCACACAGCACGTGCTGGGCCACCACCGGCCTACCGCCCCAGGACGGCATCCGGGCCGTGACCACCCGGCAGCGGTGGCAGCAGGTCCACGATCTGCTCGACAAGGGCGTCGGCCTACTCGAATGCGCCCGCCGCCTCAACCTCGGCCTCAACACCATCAAACGCTACGCCCGCATCAGCCAACCCGAACGTCTGGTCCGCGCACCCCAGTACCGGCCCACCCTCGTCGACCCCTACCGCGCCCACCTACGCCAACGCCGCCAACAGGACCCCGCCGTCGGCGCCACCCAACTCCTCGCCGAGATCAGGGAACTGGGCTACACCGGCAGCCTCAACCTGCTCTACCGCTACATCACCCAAGGCCGCGTCGAAGCCGACCGCCCAGCCCTGTCACCCCGACGCCTCACCCGCTACCTCCTGACCCCACCCGATCAGCTCACAGACCACCAACGGTCGCTCGTCGACGCCCTCACCGCCGCCTGCCCGGAGATGACCACGCTGACCGGCTTCATCGGCTCGTTCGCCAGCCTCCTCACACCCGCAGCCGGCAACGACCACCGTCTCGACACATGGATCACCGAGGTCACAACAACGGACCTGCCCCACCTACACACCTTCACCCGCGGCCTCGGCCTGGACCGCGACGCCGTCAACGCCGCCCTGACAACCCCCTTCCACAACGGCGGCACCGAAGGCGTCAACACCAAAACCAAATTGATCAAGCGGCAAATGTACGGACGCGCCGGGTTCGACCTTCTACGACACCGAATCCTGCTCGGCTAA
- a CDS encoding MFS transporter has protein sequence MTQVTPPVAEPAPRARLLRGNPAFRVLCMSRAVSFIGDGITLTALVLLVAPRDGSAGVGMLLLANALPRFGGTLAGVLADRIQTRRLMVACDLAQALVIATIAVTLPPLPVLVPLVAIAGVVATIRNPAGRSLIPVLVAPSDRTAANALFGMSRTLQLAIGPALGGLLTTGPGGLHTALAIDAATFLASALLLTRLPAITPARDPNATTGIWADAAAGIHYVATHRRVRILVLTLFVVVAFAAVDNVALVFLTSDDLDAGPAAYGLAASAFGAGMLLASLACIRLARGRSPAALLIVAIAATGIGILVTGAAPVLAVVMAAQLIAGAGNAVENIGYDTIIQNLVPRPFLGRVFGTLGTAAQLGAGLAYAAAGLLVDLVGARTTFMLAGIGTLAVLPILIHTLRDKAPHDATVSVDR, from the coding sequence ATGACGCAAGTGACACCGCCTGTCGCGGAGCCTGCCCCCCGAGCCCGCCTGCTGCGCGGGAACCCTGCCTTCCGCGTGCTGTGCATGTCGCGGGCGGTGTCGTTCATCGGCGACGGGATCACGCTGACGGCGCTCGTGCTTCTCGTCGCTCCACGCGACGGGTCGGCCGGCGTAGGCATGCTCCTGCTGGCGAACGCTTTACCGCGCTTCGGTGGGACGCTGGCCGGAGTGCTCGCCGACCGAATCCAGACCCGCCGGTTGATGGTGGCCTGCGATCTGGCCCAAGCACTGGTCATCGCCACAATCGCCGTCACCTTGCCGCCATTGCCGGTACTGGTCCCGCTCGTCGCGATCGCCGGCGTTGTGGCCACGATCCGGAATCCGGCCGGGCGCAGCCTGATCCCGGTCCTGGTCGCCCCGTCCGACCGCACTGCGGCAAACGCCCTGTTCGGGATGTCCCGCACCCTGCAACTGGCCATCGGCCCCGCCCTGGGCGGCCTGCTCACAACCGGGCCCGGCGGACTCCACACCGCCCTGGCAATCGACGCCGCGACCTTCCTCGCCTCCGCGCTGCTACTCACCCGGCTCCCCGCCATCACACCCGCCCGCGACCCCAACGCAACCACCGGCATCTGGGCTGATGCCGCAGCCGGTATCCACTACGTCGCGACGCACCGGCGTGTCCGCATCCTCGTCCTCACCCTGTTCGTCGTGGTGGCCTTCGCCGCCGTGGACAACGTGGCCCTGGTGTTCCTCACCAGCGATGACCTCGACGCCGGACCCGCCGCGTATGGCTTAGCGGCCAGCGCGTTCGGCGCAGGAATGCTGCTGGCATCCCTCGCGTGTATCCGACTCGCCCGCGGCCGTTCGCCCGCGGCGCTGCTGATCGTCGCGATCGCGGCCACGGGAATAGGCATTCTGGTCACAGGCGCAGCACCCGTTCTCGCCGTCGTCATGGCGGCACAACTGATCGCTGGCGCGGGCAACGCCGTGGAGAACATCGGCTATGACACGATCATTCAGAATCTTGTGCCCCGCCCGTTCCTGGGCCGGGTCTTCGGCACCCTCGGAACCGCCGCCCAACTGGGAGCCGGCCTCGCCTACGCAGCCGCCGGACTGCTGGTCGACCTCGTCGGCGCGCGTACCACCTTCATGCTCGCCGGCATCGGCACACTAGCTGTCCTACCCATCCTCATCCACACATTGCGTGACAAAGCGCCCCACGATGCCACGGTGTCCGTTGACCGTTGA
- a CDS encoding helix-turn-helix transcriptional regulator gives MGQQIKEIREGAGITLKQAGEYLERDPSTVSRFESAEYPIRRADLLALLDFYSVSDQRRRAGLLTLREEVWQKGWWDGFADAVDRRFIDYVWLESRAQAIHSFDGTLLPGLLQTSPYAEAAIRAADPDLGDEQVMRAVELRIMRQQVLTGDEPTQLHAILDEALLLRTALKPEAMRDQLRHLSECAHRPNIEIRVLPFKAGAHASPAGAFKVFTMVEPYPDVAYTETLGGAIYVETPGAERFVQTYDRLQRVTLTPEESAERISAATEEIT, from the coding sequence TTGGGTCAGCAGATCAAAGAAATCCGCGAAGGTGCCGGAATCACCCTGAAGCAGGCGGGCGAGTATCTGGAGCGTGACCCGTCGACCGTGAGCCGGTTCGAGTCAGCCGAGTACCCCATCCGGCGTGCCGATCTACTCGCCCTGCTGGACTTCTACTCGGTCAGCGACCAACGACGCCGCGCGGGACTGCTGACCTTGCGGGAGGAGGTGTGGCAGAAGGGCTGGTGGGACGGCTTCGCCGATGCGGTGGATCGACGGTTCATCGACTACGTGTGGCTGGAGTCCCGCGCCCAGGCGATCCACTCGTTCGATGGCACCCTCCTGCCTGGCTTGCTCCAGACCAGTCCGTACGCCGAGGCGGCGATTCGTGCAGCCGATCCGGACCTTGGAGACGAGCAGGTCATGCGGGCGGTTGAGCTTCGGATCATGCGTCAGCAAGTGCTCACCGGCGACGAGCCGACGCAGCTTCACGCGATCCTCGATGAGGCCCTGTTGCTGCGCACGGCCCTCAAGCCCGAGGCGATGCGTGATCAGCTTCGACACCTCAGCGAGTGCGCCCACAGGCCGAACATCGAGATCCGGGTACTACCATTCAAAGCGGGTGCACACGCCAGCCCGGCGGGCGCGTTCAAGGTGTTCACGATGGTGGAGCCGTACCCCGATGTCGCGTACACCGAGACGCTCGGCGGCGCGATCTACGTCGAGACCCCAGGCGCTGAGCGGTTCGTCCAGACGTACGATCGGTTGCAGCGTGTGACCTTGACACCGGAAGAGTCAGCCGAGCGCATCTCGGCAGCGACAGAGGAGATAACGTGA
- a CDS encoding NUDIX domain-containing protein, with translation MTASPTHPVDVLLLLTHADHVLLALRQGTGYADGQWNLPSGKLERSEDAVSGVVRETCEEIGVRLDLAEPRMVTTVHHRNTAGLSRVGLAFAVAFDPARHGEPVNAEPHKCAKIEWFPADMLPSNTYPYTAACVRAFRDGAPFALSGWA, from the coding sequence GTGACCGCCTCACCCACGCACCCGGTTGACGTACTGCTGCTGCTCACCCACGCCGATCATGTCCTGTTGGCGCTGCGGCAAGGCACCGGCTACGCCGACGGGCAATGGAACCTGCCGTCCGGCAAGCTGGAGCGCAGCGAGGACGCGGTTAGCGGTGTGGTCCGTGAGACATGCGAGGAGATCGGCGTACGGCTCGACCTCGCCGAACCACGGATGGTCACCACCGTGCACCACCGCAACACGGCCGGGCTCTCCCGCGTCGGGCTCGCGTTCGCGGTGGCGTTCGACCCGGCCCGACACGGGGAGCCGGTCAACGCCGAGCCACACAAGTGCGCGAAGATCGAGTGGTTCCCGGCTGACATGCTGCCATCGAACACCTACCCGTACACCGCCGCGTGTGTGCGCGCGTTCCGCGATGGTGCGCCGTTCGCGCTGAGCGGCTGGGCATAG
- a CDS encoding radical SAM protein — MPTVPPASPPQATGPVAFTAGHHFAVTGTASIEELTEAATVPLSVILQITKRCNFDCSFCSETLQLPDPTLAELDTIRANLAGVGRVFLSGGEPLLRRDFGEIVDMYSQDFILGIPTNATRGLQHAKSMVGKVAFVNVGLEGPRATTNRVRGDYDQVMSGVRAFMDAGLSLSLSAVVYRSTLHALPFTYQIADVIGAGKLKLILPLRKGNALGLEANEFISIDEAGRAFDRLMEARSMHDWRPALRMTCWTPETEGHMILVEVTGKASAWPVYDAPDLLEPLGNVLTEPVTEIWKRYRFKRNHFAKYLGKSIRTAANAGTAPPAEGHARA; from the coding sequence ATGCCAACCGTCCCTCCCGCGTCGCCTCCGCAGGCGACCGGGCCGGTGGCGTTCACCGCCGGGCACCACTTCGCCGTGACCGGCACGGCGAGCATCGAGGAGCTTACCGAGGCGGCGACGGTGCCGCTGTCGGTCATTCTTCAGATCACCAAGCGGTGCAACTTCGACTGCTCGTTCTGCTCGGAGACGTTGCAGCTTCCCGACCCGACGTTGGCGGAGTTGGACACGATCCGCGCCAACCTGGCCGGTGTGGGCCGGGTGTTCCTGTCCGGCGGGGAGCCGTTGCTGCGCAGGGACTTCGGCGAGATCGTGGACATGTACAGCCAGGACTTCATCCTTGGTATCCCGACGAACGCCACCCGAGGGTTGCAGCACGCGAAGTCGATGGTGGGCAAGGTGGCGTTTGTCAACGTCGGGTTGGAGGGGCCACGCGCCACGACCAACCGGGTGCGTGGTGACTACGACCAGGTGATGTCCGGGGTGCGGGCGTTTATGGACGCGGGGTTGTCGCTGTCGTTGTCGGCGGTTGTGTACCGCTCGACGCTGCACGCGCTTCCGTTCACGTACCAGATCGCCGACGTGATCGGCGCGGGCAAGCTGAAGCTGATCCTGCCGCTGCGTAAGGGCAACGCCCTCGGGTTGGAGGCAAACGAGTTCATCAGCATCGATGAGGCGGGGCGGGCGTTCGACCGGCTCATGGAGGCGCGGTCGATGCACGACTGGCGGCCCGCGCTGCGCATGACCTGCTGGACGCCGGAAACCGAGGGTCACATGATCCTCGTGGAAGTGACCGGCAAGGCCAGCGCGTGGCCCGTGTACGACGCTCCGGACCTGCTGGAACCCCTCGGCAACGTGCTCACCGAGCCGGTGACGGAGATCTGGAAGCGCTACCGGTTCAAGCGAAACCACTTCGCCAAGTACCTCGGCAAGAGCATCCGCACGGCCGCCAACGCCGGCACCGCCCCACCCGCAGAAGGGCATGCCCGTGCGTGA
- a CDS encoding class I SAM-dependent methyltransferase, whose protein sequence is MDRDFRRRNFANHQRATVAVRAETTSVTPLITSKFPGCAIMTNFAGSMTPDGCPVELYALLPAGTAPQLIHEAIPPEASILELGAGAGRITHPLLKLGHKVVAVDESAAMLAHIKGAETVESRIEDLDLKRQFDVVLLMSHLIEKPDIDQARAFLKTCRSHVSDEGQVLIQRDPPDRDYAAEPPFRRVMAEGCAISMHDLDRIGPNLLSFTIEYQIGDSVWRQSVINRRLDDKSLKRELYMAGMELAGFLTPNRSWVQARPIGAIRR, encoded by the coding sequence ATGGACCGCGACTTCCGTCGGCGCAACTTCGCTAACCACCAGCGCGCGACGGTCGCGGTGCGCGCGGAAACAACTTCCGTCACGCCATTGATCACGAGCAAATTTCCCGGGTGTGCAATCATGACAAATTTCGCAGGTTCCATGACGCCCGACGGCTGCCCGGTGGAGCTTTACGCGCTCCTTCCCGCAGGCACCGCCCCGCAGTTGATCCACGAAGCAATTCCCCCTGAGGCGAGCATTCTCGAGCTAGGAGCAGGTGCGGGAAGAATCACCCACCCTCTCCTGAAGTTGGGGCACAAGGTTGTTGCGGTCGACGAGTCCGCCGCGATGTTGGCTCATATCAAAGGAGCCGAGACCGTCGAATCACGCATCGAGGACCTCGATCTAAAACGCCAATTCGACGTCGTTCTGCTCATGTCACACTTGATCGAGAAGCCGGACATCGATCAGGCCCGAGCATTCCTGAAGACCTGCCGTTCACACGTGTCCGATGAGGGGCAAGTGCTGATTCAGCGAGATCCACCCGATCGGGATTACGCCGCAGAGCCGCCGTTCAGAAGGGTCATGGCAGAAGGCTGCGCCATTAGCATGCATGACCTGGACCGAATTGGTCCCAATCTGCTTTCTTTCACTATCGAATACCAGATCGGCGACTCAGTATGGCGACAGTCGGTTATTAACAGGCGGCTTGACGACAAGTCCCTGAAGCGTGAACTCTATATGGCGGGTATGGAACTTGCCGGATTTCTCACGCCGAATCGGTCATGGGTTCAAGCCAGGCCCATAGGGGCTATTCGAAGGTGA
- a CDS encoding helix-turn-helix transcriptional regulator, translating to MADARKDLGRHLAHWRTAAGLTQVDLAARILYSRSQIANVESGRDNTTRRFWQNADATLGAHGALLAVYDQAHALMRDFHAQTELARDQERQLPTTQPAPLTSTCTASPTQCEGCGPTVVGRWTRREIHALREALRMSVRAFAEHLGLTPAAITAWEHRTTPATPTLAAQSVLDQALTLADTDSKARFRLLLDNPHDPPHRQDDRPKAGRSTGTSMAHEDQTPPTP from the coding sequence GTGGCTGACGCGCGCAAGGACCTCGGCCGACACCTGGCCCACTGGCGCACCGCCGCCGGGCTGACACAGGTCGACCTCGCCGCACGCATCCTCTACTCCCGCAGCCAAATCGCCAACGTCGAGAGCGGCCGAGACAACACCACCCGCCGCTTCTGGCAAAACGCGGACGCCACCCTCGGCGCACACGGAGCACTGCTGGCCGTCTACGACCAGGCACACGCACTCATGCGCGACTTCCACGCCCAGACCGAACTGGCCCGCGACCAGGAACGCCAGTTGCCCACTACGCAGCCGGCGCCACTCACCTCAACCTGTACCGCCTCCCCAACTCAGTGCGAAGGGTGCGGGCCGACCGTTGTCGGCCGGTGGACCAGACGCGAGATCCACGCCTTGCGCGAAGCACTACGGATGAGCGTGCGCGCGTTCGCCGAACACCTCGGCCTGACCCCGGCAGCCATCACTGCCTGGGAGCACCGGACCACCCCCGCAACCCCGACGCTCGCGGCGCAGTCGGTGTTGGACCAAGCCCTCACCCTCGCCGACACCGACTCCAAGGCCCGCTTCCGGCTACTTCTCGACAACCCTCACGACCCTCCTCACCGCCAGGACGACCGACCAAAGGCAGGTAGGTCCACCGGCACGTCGATGGCTCACGAGGACCAGACACCACCGACACCCTGA
- a CDS encoding DUF397 domain-containing protein produces the protein MKAAETHAPGRPDLAGVAWHISTKSDNGGASCVEAGPLADGSGRVAVRHSHHPDGSVIIYTRAEWEAFVGGVREGEFDFFD, from the coding sequence GTGAAGGCAGCAGAGACGCACGCGCCGGGCCGTCCGGACCTAGCGGGCGTCGCCTGGCACATCAGCACCAAGAGTGACAACGGTGGCGCGAGCTGCGTCGAGGCTGGGCCGCTCGCCGATGGAAGCGGGCGAGTCGCCGTGCGGCACAGCCACCACCCCGACGGCTCCGTGATCATTTACACCCGGGCCGAGTGGGAAGCATTCGTTGGCGGGGTCCGCGAGGGCGAGTTCGACTTCTTCGACTAG
- a CDS encoding transposase → MAVKKNAVQLPEPSAAEVEFAQQLVERAKADGVSLVGPGGLLAGITRTVLESALDAELDAHLDEAGVDEATGRRANVRNGHGTKTMQTDVGPVRIQVPRDRAGSFTPQIVPKHVRRLDGFNEAILSLYAKGLTTGEISAHLADVYEADVSRELISRVTDSVLAEMEAWRQRPLDRIYPVVFIDALVMKIRQGQVANRPVYVVVGISLDGERDVLGMWAGTGGEGAKQWAGYCRGTRWSAELRTADLAKVAAQDRGCGRRSACPSQPRGPERRYRAASPPRRCAAAVRVGLVSICRNRLTGSRADQASLSMRTRSTPQMDCMKRGQRSRSMNVDGLNDLLGSAGTANSAHSAVRACALEPVPRQLPHRTT, encoded by the coding sequence ATGGCAGTCAAGAAGAACGCTGTTCAGCTTCCGGAGCCGTCGGCGGCGGAGGTGGAGTTCGCTCAGCAGTTGGTGGAGCGGGCCAAGGCCGACGGGGTGTCTCTGGTGGGGCCGGGTGGGCTCCTGGCGGGGATCACTCGTACCGTGCTCGAATCAGCGTTGGATGCGGAGCTGGATGCGCATCTCGACGAGGCCGGTGTCGACGAGGCGACCGGCCGGCGGGCCAACGTGCGTAATGGTCACGGAACCAAGACGATGCAGACCGATGTCGGGCCGGTGCGGATCCAGGTGCCGCGGGATCGGGCCGGATCGTTCACCCCGCAGATCGTGCCCAAGCATGTTCGCCGGTTGGACGGGTTCAACGAGGCGATCCTGTCGCTGTATGCGAAAGGGTTAACGACCGGGGAGATCTCGGCGCATCTGGCGGATGTGTATGAGGCCGATGTGTCCCGGGAGTTGATCAGCCGGGTCACCGACAGTGTCCTGGCCGAGATGGAGGCGTGGCGGCAGCGGCCGCTGGACCGGATCTATCCGGTGGTGTTCATCGACGCCCTGGTGATGAAGATCCGCCAGGGGCAGGTCGCGAACCGGCCCGTCTACGTCGTGGTCGGCATCAGCCTCGACGGGGAACGCGACGTGCTCGGTATGTGGGCCGGCACCGGCGGTGAAGGCGCCAAACAGTGGGCCGGCTACTGTCGGGGTACTCGTTGGAGTGCAGAGCTACGTACGGCTGATCTTGCAAAGGTCGCTGCTCAAGATCGAGGATGCGGCAGACGCAGTGCCTGTCCGTCGCAACCGCGTGGCCCAGAAAGGCGCTACCGCGCCGCTTCCCCTCCTCGCCGCTGCGCGGCTGCGGTGCGGGTCGGCTTGGTCTCGATTTGCCGCAACAGGCTCACCGGCTCTCGGGCGGATCAGGCGAGCTTGTCCATGCGGACACGCTCCACGCCGCAGATGGACTGCATGAAACGGGGTCAGCGGTCGCGCTCGATGAACGTCGATGGCCTGAATGATCTTCTGGGATCCGCGGGTACGGCAAACTCTGCACATTCAGCCGTACGCGCCTGTGCACTTGAACCTGTACCCCGACAGCTACCTCACCGAACTACGTAA
- a CDS encoding transposase — MNLYPDSYLTELRNRGVEDVFMVCSDGLKGMTDAIEQVWPLAVHQQCVVHLVRASLRYTNRKDWQKITPALRDIYTAPTVAAAEARFEEFATQFGDQYPAVIRLWRTSWPQFVPFLNYDHEVRKVLYTTNIIESLNARFRQAARRRGHFPTEQAAMKVLYLVVQQKRRGGGSITGRVYGWAKTLNALILAYGDRITI; from the coding sequence TTGAACCTGTACCCCGACAGCTACCTCACCGAACTACGTAACCGAGGCGTCGAGGACGTGTTCATGGTCTGCTCCGACGGGCTGAAGGGCATGACCGACGCCATCGAGCAGGTCTGGCCCCTCGCGGTGCACCAGCAGTGCGTCGTCCACTTGGTGCGGGCCAGCCTGCGGTACACGAATCGCAAGGACTGGCAGAAGATCACCCCCGCACTGCGGGACATCTACACCGCCCCCACCGTCGCCGCCGCCGAGGCCCGCTTCGAGGAGTTCGCCACGCAGTTCGGTGACCAGTACCCCGCCGTCATCCGGCTCTGGCGGACCTCCTGGCCACAGTTCGTGCCGTTCCTGAACTACGACCACGAGGTCCGCAAAGTCCTCTACACCACCAACATCATCGAAAGTTTGAACGCCCGGTTCCGGCAGGCCGCCCGCAGGCGCGGGCACTTCCCGACCGAGCAGGCCGCGATGAAGGTCCTCTACCTCGTCGTCCAGCAGAAACGTAGAGGCGGCGGGAGCATCACCGGCAGGGTCTACGGTTGGGCCAAGACCCTCAACGCCCTGATCCTCGCCTACGGCGACCGGATCACCATCTAA